A segment of the Malaciobacter mytili LMG 24559 genome:
ATATTTGATATATTTACAGAAATTGAGTTTGAAAGAGATCTTGATGAAGTAATAAAAGTAAATGCAAATATAACTCATTTAGATGAAAATGGCGAATTTTCTATATTGGAGTGTGAAAAAATAATTAATAGAGCTATTAACTATGCCTATGAAATTGGCGATAAAGATGAATGTACTGATAAACATATTGCTTATGTATTATCTTCATTATATTTAGGTGGAAGTCCTTTACAAGCAATTGATTATGATATCCCTAATCCTAATTTGGAATTTGATTCAAAAGAAATAATTAAACTTTATAAACTTTGGGATAAGGTAGAAGAAATTATGCCAAAAATCCCTAAATCAGTTTTTAAAGAAATTATTTCTAAAAATGAATATGCTTATTATTTTGATGATTTTATCATTAATAAAACACGAGATTTAATAGATATGGATTCAAGTTCTGATAAAATTGATAATGATAAAAAAATATTAGATACCATTACAGATATTATAAAAAAATCAGGAACTACAAAAAACATAAAAGTAAATATCAATAATCTATTGCCAAAAAGAAGAATTAATCAAAATGAAATATATAAAAGTTTAAATGAATTAAAAGAAAAAAGAATTATCAGTTCTATTAATGAAAATAATGATAAAATTTCAGTAATTATTGATAAAAATAAAGATTTTTTAAAAAAAATTGTAGAGTAAAGACAAGAAATTGTCTAAACTCTCTCTATAGTATTAATTAAGGATTGAAAAATTTAAACTTTTAACTCATTTGCTGTTTGTATTGATTTCAATACTGTTAAACCAACAGATGAATAATTAGTTAAGCTACTACTATCCAAATCCTCAATACTTTGGGTAGCAAAAAAAGTTCCTTTTGGAACAATCATTAAATCACTAGTAGATACATCACTTAATTCAAAAATTTCATTTAAATCATTTTCATTATAAATATAGTAGTTATTTGAAATAGGACTTTTCTCAACTCTATAATAGTTTCCATTTTTAAAGAGCTTATCTTCATCTTTGATGATGTTCCCATTACAATCTTTATACTCTGTTTCTTCTCTTATATCAACAGTCTTTAAATTTAATCTTGGATTATTACGGAGTTCATTCTGTAATTTATGCAATTCTAAATTTGGGATTGAATGCATCTCTTCAAGCCAATAAGAGATAGGCACTTTTTTATAATCTTCATGACTTGAAAATTCTTTTTCTTTAATATTCTTTTCTATTTTTTTATAATCATTCTCTTTTAATTCTTTAATAGCTCTATCTAATTCTTTGAATAGCCAATGCTTTTCATTTTTTTTACTATCAATTATGTACCATTCATCAAGTTCTTTAAACCATTCTAAAAGAATATTCCATACTTCAAAATACAATAAAGGCTTAGGTTCTTCATCTTCATCCCATTCAATAGATGGATCAAAAACTTCAATTTTCCAATTACCTTCTTCATCAAAATATTTATTTACTCTTTCTTGGATATTTGAAAGAACTGAAATATGATTATCCCCGCTTCCAAATGGAAAACATTCATAATCATCTAAAAAGAATTTAAGCTGCATTGTTTTATCTAATCCCATTGTTCCTTCAATAGTTGAAATTGCATCTGCATTTGGTGCAAACAAACCATAATAACCACTAAATCTATAGTTCTCAATAAACAAAGGATATTTCTCTGCAACTTTTTCATAAACACCTAAGAAATTGTTTTGTTTTGACTTATCAAGTGATTCAATCAAATAAAATGGAATTTTACTAAATGATGAAGTTTCATAATTAGACCATTTATCATTTACATAGCAATACCCAAATCCTTCTTGAAAAAGTTCATCTTTATAACTCTTAGACATTTTTTCATTAATTAATCTCATTAAACTATTAATATCAACTAAACCTGGTATTGTTTTTACAAAAGATTTTTCTAATTCAAAAATAGAGTTATATCCTAACCATGTAGCTAGTAATTGTCTTGATTTTTCTAATGGTAACTTGTTATTCCAATTCTTGCTAATATATTTAGCTAACTTATTAAAATTTTCAGGGTAGTCTTTGTGTGTAAGAAGTACTCTTTTCATTGTTTTCTCCAATTGTTATATTTATTTTCAAACTATTAAGTAGTTGCTAGTCTCACCACATTGTTCTTTTTAAATATATAAGAAGTTTCAATGTGAGTATTATTTAGTTTTTTGTTTAATAATGAGTGTCCATCAACTTTGCCATTGACTAGGGCAAGACTTCATAACGCCTTTGAGTAAAAGTATAATAAAAAAATAAATATAAGTCAAGTAAAAAGCCGAATACCATCTTTTAAAGAGTTTAAAATATTTTATTAATTTTTTAATGCTTGTTATTAAATAAAATATAAACAAATCGTTCTTTGTTACCCTTTCCTAAAACATATATTTGCATATACTTTTTTTGTTCCATTGTTTTGAAAGAGATATCTTCATGTTTTATATGCTGCATTTCTTCTGCTCTTAGTCCACCGAAACAAAAGAACTTGTGAATAAGCTTTCTTAAAAAAGGATTGGGATGATTTGTTTTATAGTTTTTTATCTCTCCAATAAACTTTGCAAAAACATCAGGTTCTAAAAAGTTATTTGTTCTTTCTTGCATAAGCGTTTATATAATTAGTATCTATCTTCTTGAGACTAAGATTTTTTTTATCACTTATAACACATTCGTAAAAAGATAACTATAATTTCTTAACCCCATACCCAATGCAACCTTGTTAGCATTAGCCTTAAGTTCTATATCTGTATTTGAATTAATAAAAATTAAATCATAATATTTTTCTCTATCGAAGTACTTAGTATCCTTATTTACTTTATCTTTATCAGGAGTATAGCCTCTATTAAGTTTTAATGAATAGATTTTTTGCTAAATGATTTTTAATCCAAAATAAAAAACTTTTGATTTATCGTTAAATTGTTCTAATTCTGCTTTTTTCATTTTAGCTCTAATATTTTATTTAATCTTTTTAACTCATTATTTATACTTGCAAGTTTTTTTTCTTTATAATTTGAGATTTCATATATCTTTTCCCACTTGTGAAACCTGGTATCAATTCTATTTAATTCAATATCTAATCTTTTGATAGAAACAGGTGTATATGGTATTGATATTAAATATCTACTTTCAACAATATATTTATCTTTTTGTTTTTTAACCAAAATATCATCTATACTGCAAGGAATATAATGTGAAAGCCATTTTTTAAAGTTCTGTACTGTTTTAAAAGAAAAATTTCTATATTTAATTGGATCATATTCAGTTATTATATTATTGAACTTTATATACTCTCTTTCTTCTATCTCAAAGCCATTATCAATCATAAGCTTAAGCAGTTTACCCATATCAAAAAAAGTTTGTTTTCTATCTTGTATGAAGAATGTTAGCTCTTTAATCAAGCATTGATCTACTAATTTTTTAAAAAGTGTTTTTTTGTTTTTTATGGAAAATATATATCTATAAAGCAATTCATTATAAACTTGACCTTTAAGCTGCTGAAAAAAATATATAGATTCCTCTTCGTGACAATAAAATAAATCATTTTCAATTGTTAATTTATCAATATTTGTTCTTACAATTGATTCCTTAACTCTTTCTATTAGATTGTCTAAACCCATATAACATTCACCCATAGAAGTATTATGGTCAATGCTGTTTATCATTTCTTGTAGTTGTTTTATTATATCCATACTATCTAACTTTATTTGTACAATATGATTTCATCCATCCAAAACCTTTTGTTTTAAGATGTTTTTTCATATTTTCTTTGAACCATTTTTCAATATTTTGGTCTTGTTCATTCCAAAGTTGATTTGTATATTCATAACCTTCTAAAATCCCACAAACTGCATATCTTGCACCTATATTGTCGTCAGGATGCATCCTGAGAAGTTTTTTAAAGATTTTAAGTGCTTCAACCTTATTTTCAAAAAACCATAAAGTATCTGCATAATTATATAGAAGTCTAAAGATATGCCGATTATTTAATTCATAATAATCAAGAGTTGAAGGGAGTTTGTAATTAAATTCATGTTTCATTAAGCAGTTATAACCCTCTAAGATAATTATGTAAGCTTCTTTATTCATTCTCAATTCAAAATAAATATCTTTTAATGATATATAAGCATCATAAAAGGTGTTATTTAATGATATGAGATTTTTTAGATACGAAATCTTTTTATCATCTGTGTAAGCTTCATTTTCATCCAAGTACACCCAATATTTTTCTTGTACATCATCTTCTATCATAAAACAACCTCTTTATAATTTTAGTTTAATTTTAGCTAACTTATCTTGAATAAGTTGCATTTTTATCCTTTTATTTTATTTATGGTAAAATAGTGTATTATACACAATATGAATATAATAAAATGCTTATACAAAGGAATTTTATGAAAGAAATTGCAATTAGTGTCTCAGAACTTATTGAAAAAATAAAATTTTTAAAAAAATTAAGAACAGATAAAGATCTAGCTACTTACTTAGAAATAGCTCCAAATGCACTTAATAATCTTAAAAGAAGAAATTCAGTTGGTGCTTTTCTTGAAAAATTAATTATTTCAACTCAAAATAAAGATAGTAATATTAGTTTTGACTTTTTACTTAATCCTGCCACAATTAATTTATTTACATTAGATGAAAAATATTTTAAAGCTAAAAAAATATCATTAGAAAATTCTAACGAAAGAGAATTACAAAGTATACTTGATAAGTTTTTATCTGAGGAATTAACTCTAAAAAAAATAAAAGTTAAAATTCAAAGAAAGAAAAATATAGAATTCTTAGAAAAGCTAAGAGAACTTGCAAATGGGGATTCTGAAAGAATGATAATTCTATTTTATGCAATTTTGCTTGATTTAGAAAAAAACAAACTTTTAATTACTAATGATAATTTAAATATTAAATTTTCTGAAATAATAGAGAAACATAATTTTTCTTATTTTGATACATTAAAATTTGGAATAATTTTCACAAAAAAAGATTTATCGAATTTAAAAAATTGGATAGAAAAAGAACTTGACAGTGTATCTATTATTGAGATTTTATCAAGCTTACCTACATTAAAAGAATTGATTAAAAATGAATTAGGTCCAATTAATAAAAGAGCAATATCAGCCGTAGAGAAATTATTTTTATAATTTCTCTACTTTATATTTT
Coding sequences within it:
- a CDS encoding site-specific integrase, producing the protein MQERTNNFLEPDVFAKFIGEIKNYKTNHPNPFLRKLIHKFFCFGGLRAEEMQHIKHEDISFKTMEQKKYMQIYVLGKGNKERFVYILFNNKH